In Methanosarcina barkeri MS, a single window of DNA contains:
- the alaXM gene encoding alanyl-tRNA editing protein AlaXM, with amino-acid sequence MTEALYFLDCYLKEFEATVEKVTDNKFVVLDRTAFYPESGGQPSDTGKLIRESDGAEFNVLYVGKFNGDISHEIDGENISNGLKAGDKVKGFIDWDRRYRHMRMHTATHVIANVIEKEAGAQITGNQLGLDQSRVDFSLEVFDRDKFAEYEKIANDLIARKNPVNRYLVSRKEAEEKLSRLTTLAKGFSDEIKEVRIVEIEGVTIEACGGTHVKNTEEIKGIKVIKLQNKGKSNRRMYFTLVD; translated from the coding sequence ATGACAGAGGCGCTTTACTTCCTTGATTGTTACCTGAAAGAATTCGAAGCAACTGTCGAAAAAGTTACAGATAATAAATTTGTGGTTCTTGACCGTACGGCTTTTTATCCCGAAAGCGGGGGCCAGCCCAGCGATACCGGAAAGTTAATTCGTGAATCCGATGGGGCTGAGTTTAATGTCCTGTATGTGGGTAAGTTCAATGGAGATATCAGTCACGAGATAGATGGTGAAAATATTTCTAATGGATTAAAAGCAGGGGACAAAGTCAAAGGATTCATAGACTGGGATCGTCGTTACAGGCATATGCGTATGCATACGGCGACTCACGTAATCGCGAACGTAATTGAAAAGGAGGCTGGGGCTCAAATTACCGGAAATCAGCTTGGTCTTGACCAGAGCAGAGTGGATTTCAGTCTTGAGGTTTTTGATAGGGATAAGTTTGCCGAATATGAAAAAATTGCTAATGACCTTATAGCCCGGAAAAACCCTGTTAATCGCTACCTTGTAAGCCGCAAAGAAGCCGAAGAAAAGCTCTCACGGTTAACCACGCTGGCAAAAGGCTTTTCTGACGAAATAAAAGAAGTGCGCATCGTCGAAATAGAAGGAGTCACGATCGAAGCCTGTGGAGGGACACATGTTAAAAATACCGAGGAAATAAAAGGCATAAAGGTCATAAAACTCCAGAATAAAGGGAAGAGCAACAGGAGAATGTACTTTACACTCGTGGATTAA